TGCTTTTCAATCACTCTTGCCAGTAGATGATGATTCACGGCAGGGTGTTGATCATTGGTTATACACTCACTACGCTAGCGCGGCCTCTTGTGAGACAACTCCTGTTGAAATTTCTTGTGTAGTAGACAAATTCTCAAAGGTGTTTTGTATGCCAGACGGTCTTCCACCGGTGCGTGGCATTGAACATCAAATTCTATTGAAACCAGGTACCTCTCCGGTGAGTGTACGACCTTATCGTTATCCACAAGCTCACCAGGAAGCAATGACTACACTAGTTCAAGACATGTTAAAGAAAGGGATCATTCGAGCTAGTCGCAGTCCTTACTCGAGCCCGGTTTTATTGGTTAAGAAGAAGGACAAATCGTGGCGTTTCTGTGTGGATTACAGGGCTCTCAATCAAGTTACAGTTGCGGATAAATTTCCAATTCCCATGATTGATCAGCTTCTGAATCAACTACACGGAGCAGTGGTGTTTTCAAAGCTTGATCTAACCTCGGGATACCATCAGATAAGAATGCAGCACAATGACGTGGAGAAGACGGCATTCAGAACACATGATGGTCACTATGAATTTCTGGTTATGCCGTTTGGATTGACAAATGCGCCAGCAACGTTTCAAGCTTTGATGAATGAGATATTTCGACCATATCTgaacaaatttattttggtgttttttgatgacatattgGTCTATAGTAACAGCATCAGTGACCATGTTCAGCACTTGCAGACAGCGTTAAACATTTTGGCGCAGCATTCGTTGTATGCAAACAAGAAAAAATGTGTCTTCGGTCAGAACAGTGTAGAGTATCTCGGTCATGTGATTTCTGAAAAAGGTGTAGCTACAGACGCGGCTAAAACAGAGGCAATGCGACTTTGGCCTACTCCAAAGAACATCAAACAATTACGTGGCTTCTTAGGACTCACAGGCTATTATCGCAATTTTATAAAGAACTATGGAGTATTAGCCAGACCGTTAACAGAGTTGCTCAAGAAGGATCAGTTTGCATGGTCAGGAGAGAAACAAGAGATATTTGACAAACTGAAGGCAACTATGGTGGATGCTCCAGTATTGGCACTTCCGGATTTTACTCAGAAGTTCGTGGTTGAGACAGATGCTTCCGGGTTTGGGATCGGAGCCGTGTTGATGCAGAATAAGAGACCTATAGCCTACTTCAGTCATGGTCTGACAGCGAGGGAACAGTTAAAACCAATTTACGAGAGGGAGCTTATGGCGGTGGTGTTAGCTATACGCAAGTGGAAACACTACTTGTTGGGACGGAGATTTGTTGTTCATACGGATCAGAGAAGTTTGAAGTACTTGCTGGAACAACGAGAAGTCAGTATGGAATATCAGAAGTGGTTAGTGAAGCTGTTGGGTTATGAGTTCGACATTATTTTTAAACCAGGGATTCAGAACGCTGCGGCTGATGGACTATCAAGGATTGATCACACGGGAGAGACAACGTCTTTTACACAGTTATTTGCTTTGTCTGCACCTACGGCGTTGCAGATTACAGAGTTATATCAGGAGATAGACGCTGATACAACGATTCAGGAAACAATTAAACAGATTAAGTCAGGCAGTACAGTTAAGGCGGGTCTTACAGTATGTGAAGATAGACTTTGGTATAAGGGCAGACTGGTCATTCCTTCTTCGTCACGTTTCATTCCGTTGATCCTGCAAGAGTGTCATGATGGTTTAGCTGGTGGTCACTCCGGGGTTCTCAAAACAGTTAAACGTATCCAGCTTTGGTTTCATTGGGAAGGGTTGTTTCGTTCTGTGCAGCAATATGTGTCGGCTTGTCAGATATGTCAAACCCACAAATATTCGACTCTGTCACCTGCGGGTCTTCTACAACCACTACCTATTCCGAACTTGATCTGGGAAGATATTTCTATGGACTTCATAGAAGGCTTACCTATGTCTAATGGTAGCAATGTCATCTTCGTTATCGTGGATCGCTTGAGCAAGTATGGCCACTTCTTGACGTTGAAACATCCATTTCAAGCTTCTGACGTTGCCAAGCGTTTTATTGGAGAGGTAGTGAGGCTCCACGGTTTTCCGAAATCAATCGTTTCAGATCGTGACAAGGTGTTTCTTAGTCATTTCTGGAAAGAATTGTTTCGTTTAGCTGACACAAAGCTCAAGTTCAGTACGTCATTTCACCCGCAGACGGATGGTCAAACAGAGGTCCTGAATCGCTGTTTAGAGACGTATTTGCGTTGCTTTGCCTCAAGTCATCCACGTACCTGGTCGAAGTATTTGGGGTGGGCTGAGCTTTGGTACAACACATCATATCATACTTCATTGCAGATGACTCCATTTCGTGTGGTTTATGGACGTGATCCTCCAGCCTTGCTGCGTTATGAACAAGGTTCTACAGACAATGTTGATTTGGCGACTCAGTTGATTGAGCGTGATACTATGTTATTGGAGGTGAAGAAACACTTAGTCCACGCTCAACAATTGATGAAGAATAACGCTGATAAGCACCGTCGGGATGTGGAGTTTGAAGAAGGGACGATGGTCTATTTGAAGCTCCGTCCTTATAGGCAACAGTCAGTCGCACGACGCGTATGCCAGAAGCTTTCTGCAAAGTACTTTGGACCTTACCGTGTGGAGGAGAGGATTGGTAAGGCCGCATATCGACTGCAGTTACCAGCTTCCTCTAAGATTCATCCAGTCTTCCATGTTTCGCAACTGAAAGCAGTAATTGGGAAGCATCACATTGTGTTACCATTGCCTCCAGCTGTATCGATGGATGAGGAGATTATGGTGGAACCAGAGCTTATTCTTGAGAGCCGTTACACGCCTTCGGGTCATTTAGAAGTATTGGTTCAGTGGGTTGGTCTTCCTGCCACGGCCGCTACGTGGGTGGGTGTTAAGGAGTTTCGAGCTCAGTTTCCTTCTTATCAGCTTGAGGGCAAGCTGAGTGTTAAAGGAGGGGGTATTGATAGGCTTGACAGAGTTTACGTGAGGAAGACGGGAGAGAAGGAAGCCGTTGGAGTCTGACGTGGCGGAAGTTAATTCAAATAAAGAAGGAGATACTTGTTTTGAATTAGAGTCTTTCTAttgttttgtatttgaaaatgtataaagcCAGCTTGTTGGCTAAGAAAGGGGGTAGCTTGTAGATTTGAGTTGAGTCTCACGACTTGAGGAGTGTATCGTCTGGGTGAGGCCAGCGGTTACTCAGATTCAAATCTATAAGTGATTCTTGATCTTTTGTAACTGAATTGGATCTATACATTGCGGATTGAGTTTAGATTACGATTCTCATAGCTAAACTCTATCACACTGGTCGGGACTAGAAGGCGTTACTAGAGTGAACTCACTTGTTCAGCTTCCGAGATTCTCTGGAGACTAAACCAAAGACTTGAAACATTacctttttttattgttttcaagAATTGATTTTGGTCCTTAATGGTTGCATCTATTCTCGAGCATTGGGAGATTCAATGGGCTCATCATTTCATAAACTGTAAATGTCTTACTTAGGTCTTTGTCTCTTGCCTCGAAACTGTGAAAAATCACAACTGGGAAAAAATGTTGTTGCGATGAGAATAAAAAAGGTCCCACCGAGACTTGAACTCGGGTTACTGGATTCAGAGTCCAATGTCCTAACCGCTAGACCATGGGACCATTTGATATCTCTTGCTTTAtgttattttaacaaaatataatgtTCGAGTACAATATGACGAGTGTCACTGCCGCACAGGTCTGTGTAAAAACAAGACATAATTGTCTAAGTAAAAATGGTAGAATTATACGGTTAGTTAACCAATGGGTGTGATTATTGATGCAGCGTGTGAAGATATTAATACATGTAAACACGTTTCAGACTAAACATTATAATAGTGgatttaataattagtttttttttggttgtcgcccttttaatatagtatataaggcTATAAGCTCTATTGAATAGTTGAGATAATGTAGTGATAAAACTAACAATAGAATGATCTGTCAAGCTGTTACATGCAAAGTTGTGACATGTGACATCCTAGCCACTAACCTCAAAGTTCGGATTCAAACCTTTCAAGTTGGTTTATACGGTTAGTTAACTCACTAGTCGTTAAAAGTACACGTGTTCATGCATTACAAGTTACAAAACCGAAGAAAAATTAGTAAACCGGGCCAGGAAAAACAAACTGGTTACAAAACGAAGCGAGAAGCCGTTAAAATGCCTTGGATCTCTCTGGCGCGCACATATGCCATTAGTTttgtttcctctctctctctctgactaCAAAGTAGCCATTCATTGTAAACCACTTTCTCCACATTTTCGATTTTTGTCAACGACCTTCCCAATCTCCAAAACTCTTTCTTGAAATACATTTCTTGATTTGATAAAGACAAACGATCTCAACGATGGCACGACATGATCCTAATCCATTTGCTGATGAAGAGATCAATCCTTTTGCGGTAAAAGACCTCTGTTTCTCGAAATACATAATCATTGACTGATCTTTCTGCAATCCTTACCCTTTTGATCTCTGACTTTATGATGTTGTAGAATTATACAAATGTTCCTGCTGCAAGCAACTCATATCTCAAGCCGCTTCCACCGGAACCTTATGATCGTGGTGCAACCGTTGATATCCCTTTGGATTCCGGCAAGGTACCAATACGTTCTGCATTCTGCCTTTCAGTTGTTTTCTCAAAATAATGAAACGGCGGATCTCATTTTGGCTGTTTCTGATTGAAGGATCTTCGAGCTAGAGAGATGGAACTCCAGGCTAAAGAGAACGAGTTGAAGCGGAAAGAGCAAGTAATTTTCTGGCTTCCATGTGACCTAAAGCTTACGAGACCTACAGTTTCCATGTGAAATTTATTGattagtcttcttcttcttgacatAACGCAGGAGCttaaaagaagagaagatgCAATAGCGCGAAGTAGACAAGCTTCTATATCTGTTTTTTCTACATCTTgtaagagttttttttgtttgtagctAACCTGATACGGTTGTTTTTGGCAGCTGGAGTTGTTATTGAGGAGAAGAATTGGCCCGAGTTTTTCCCTTTAATTCATAATGACATTCCAAATGAGATTCCGCTTCATTTACAGAAGATCCAATATGTCGCATTCACCACACTGTTAGGTAACGTAAATGCCACCTTAGACCGCTGCAACAAGTCCTGGATATGTCACAGACTAAAACTATTGTAATTATGCAGGATTAGTAGGATGTCTCTTGTGGAATTTTGTGGCAGTAACTGTAGCTTGGATCAAAGGAGAAGGTTACTACCTAAAATGATCAGATTCATATTAGCTATTACCTCTTGTCATGTTGACTCATGTGATCGTAATGTTATCAGGTCCCACTATATGGCTTATGTCAATCATCTACTTCATTGCTGGGGTCCCTGGGGCTTACGTCTTATGGTATCGTCCTCTTTACCGAGCTACCAGGTAAAAAACAGCTCTATTAGTAAAGTTCGGGATAGGATCTCTTAGATATtaaacattaatacaatgtgTACACGTACCTATTGCAGAACTGATAGTGCCCTGAAGTTTGgagcttttttcttcttttacgTGGTAAGTTAAATCGTATCCCCAATGGTAGATGTTTCTCTGCATCAGAGGTTTCTCAGGAAGCCATGAAAAAATACACTAAGCTTTTGATGTTTACACTGTCTTGCACTTTTCAGTTTCATATTGCATTCTGCGGCTTTGCTGCAGTAGCTCCACCAGTCATCTTTCAAGGAAAGTCTCTCACGTAAGAGTTTTCTGAATCAGCCTTTTTCTTTGAACTTCTTTACCCAATTCTCTTATATAAGACCTTTCCAGCCTCTGATGATATTCCGTCTGATTCcaaatattgttgattttgtGTACAGTGGTTTCTTGCCAGCACTTGAGCTTTTGACTACTAATGCTGCCGTTGGGGTAAGTATTACTTCTTCTCCTTTACAAGCACTTAACTTCAGCTTGCTTACGACAGTCTTACCAATGTTTTTTTCCTCACAGATAATGTACTTCATTGGAGCCGGGTTCTTCTGCATCGAAACACTCCTCAATATCTGGGTGATTCAGCAAGTGTATGCATACTTCCGAGGGAGTGGCAAAGCTGCAGAGATGAAGCGCGAAGCTGCAAAATCGACCTTGATGCGTGCACTATGAAGACAACACTCCTCACTGGAGAATGTATGAAATGGTGGCTTGAGGTCAAATCTTGATTTCTCTACACAAACCCCTTTTATCGCAAAGTTTAGACTGgcaattttcttttggtttgaaTTACTTTGTAAAGACTAAATCAACTATATGGAGACCTCAAGAAAAAATTGTGCGACTCAAAACAATTTCTTCATGAGTCATAAAGCAAGATCTCTAGAAAGATATGAACCTTTATAGTTTTCTAATGAGCATCAATCCAGCTCTGTCCAATAGTCTTTGTGACTCCTCTTCTCACCATCAACCTACGAATCTTGAGTGCATCACCATGGCGACCTATCGACTTGTACATGTTACTCAGAAGCACATAGCTCATATGGTACTTTGGGTCCAACCCCATCATTCTCTTTGCAATCCGCTCTGCAATAGCCAAGGCATCCGCATCTGCAGCACAAGGACCAAGCAGAACACCCCACAGAGACGCATCATCTCTACACTCTGCTCTCTCCAACATATTCTCTGCTTCTTCAAACAAACCAGCACGGCCTAGAAGGTCAATCATGCAACTGTAATGCTCAGTACCTGGTTTGATCCCGTAACTCTCAGTCATCATCGCAAAGTAATTTCGTCCTTCCTCAACCAAACCCGTATGACTACATGCGGTGAGAACCGCGATAAAACTTATGTAGTCAGGCTTTATCCCCTTTTTGACCATATCATTGAAGAACCTGACAGCTTCTTCACCTCTTCCGTTCTGAGCCAGCGCAGATAGCATTGCGTTCCACGTTATCATATTCCTAATCGCCATCTTGGAGTACACACGAGTAGCAGAATCAACGCAACCAGATTTTCCATACAAGTCAACTAAAGCCGATTCCACAATCACATTATCACGACAGCCTCTCCTAACGTACTGGCCGTGAACCTCTTTCCCAAGTCTTACCGCTGCCAAACCAGCACACGCCTTAAGAACAGTCCCGAAACAGTAGAGATCTTTCTCCTCCATTTCCCTAAACATTTCAATAACTTTCTCGTGCTCTCCGTTCTGACAGTATCCACCAAGTAAAGCAGACCATGATACAGTGTTCTTCTTGGACATCCCATTGAACACTTGCCTAGCTTCCCGTACCGATCCGCATTTACCATACATATCTAAAAGACTACTCTCCACAACCACATTGCTACTTATCCCATTCGTAATAAGCTTCCCGTGAATCTCTTTCCCTCGCTTCACCCTCCTCAGATTACCACAGGCCGTCAAAACAGTCCCAAACGTAGACTCATCAGGCACCAACCCTTTCCCCCTATTCCCCAAGTAGAAAAGTCCCAAAGCTTCCTCGTACAAGTCGTTCTTAGAATACGCAGAGAGAACAGCTGTCCAACTAAAAACATCTGGTTCAGGCATTTCGTCGAATACACGGCGTGCATCAACCGGTTCTTGATTCACTCCATACATATACGCCAACGTGCTGGAGATAACATGGTTCCACTCGAACCCACGAGCGATGACAAGACAATGAAAGCACCTCCCTAGGCTAACGTCTCCGATCTCAGAGCAAGCCTTAACCGCCGCAGACAGCGTAAACGCGTTCGGCTCCAAACCAAAACTCACCACCATCTCAACGAACATCTCAAGCGCCTTGACGTGTTCTTTACCTCTGACGTATCCGGACATCATCGAACTCCACGAGATCGCGTCTTTGACGAACATCCCATCGAAAACTCTCCGCGTCTCCTTCATATCAGGTCCCAGCTTGAAGTAGAGAGCGAGCAAGCTGTTTCCAACGTAACGGTCCGTCTCTAAACCCGATTTGACGACGTGGGCGTGAAACTGAAGGCCCTGGGTGAAGGATAAGACTTTGGTGCATGTTTGAAGGAGAGTCGCGTAGAGATTCGGTTTCGCGGAGATTTCACACGAGAGCGTTGTGTTTAGGATCCGAATAGCGTCAGTGAGACGACCCGATTTACAGAGTTCATGGATCCGAGACTGTTTCGTCGGAGAAGAGGGTGAAACTAACGGCGTGAGACGTTGGCTGAAATGGCGCTTCAGTATGAGATTCATCGGAAACGCCACAATCACCGGTGAAGAAATgtatacttattattatttactaTTTAGGAATGTCATATTAACACTgtgaaactatataatattattcaaatttaaaaaaacattaaagatcAAAAGTATAGTaacagaaaaagacaaaaaaaaaatggaaagatggAAAAAGAGAGGAACGGAGGaactaggggtgggcgttcgggtacccgttcggattcggatcgggtattttggattttcgggtatttcggtatagaggtctagaacccgtttgggtatttctgtacttcgggtcaggttcgggtatttttagttcggattcggttatttcggatcgggttcggatattttgattttgaaaaaaaaattaaaattttcatttctcaagtttattgtatttaaaaatataacttttagttaactaattttttattttttaatagattgaatggttaatagatttagacataacattttaaaactaaaaagacactaatttagttattttttttttaattttggatataactttttgttaatttatgaaataaaaaacttgacatgcattttaagtgagtagcaaatcattttttccgtaattgtatgtatatcatatgaacttaaattatgtgtagtatcaatataaatattttatataaaatgagagatataaactagaaacataaggttaattatacatatgttcggttatcttcggatatccattcgggttcgggaatccaatctctccttattcaatacccgttcgggtattttgctacttcggttcggatttcggttcggttttttcggatcgggttcgggtgccacttcggatatcgggtaaagtgcccacccctaggaGGAAGGCTCTGCTCTTAAACCCTAACGTACCTCCGATAAGGCCGCGCGTCTTTACTCAACTCGTGCTCTCTCTTCTTACCATGGCTGGATTTGCCGTTAAACCCgttaaggaagaagaggagctaCCAGTTGAAACAGCTATCGATGAAGACCCCAAGGTGAAAACTTTCAAGGATTTCCCTTCCATTGATTCCTATCTGGATTTCGATTCCCTCAACTGGCTGGGGAGTAATAATACTAATATTGAGGAGTTTAGCTTAGACGATACGGACTTTGATTTCTTCGAGGAAGACATGGAGATTGGTCAAGAAGGTGTTACTgttagcgaggaaacgcgtaCGGTTATGTCCGAGTCGATTGAGGTAACGTCCAAGCTTTGTTGTGGAGTTTCTGGAGTGAGCTCGATTAGTTCTGAGTCGATGATTGATGTAAAGCCTCTGCTTTGTGGTGGCATGTCTGCAAATTTTGACGGGGTAGCTGAACCAGCTGTGAAAGAGGCAGAACCTGTTGTTTCTAAGGACTATGGGGcaatggaagatgagaaggGGGAAACTAGTTCTGCTGAGTCTGAGAGTGAAACCTCGAGCTCTTCTTCCAGCTCTAGTGCTAGTAGCagcagtgaagaagaagaagagagtgatgAGGATGAGAGTAATAAGGAAAAGAAGTTTGAGGATCAGATGGTGATGGGGAAAGAGGATGATATGGCAGAAGAACTTGAAGAGGGTGAGATACGGAGTGTAGATGAGGAGCATGaggttgaagaagatgatgtgaaTGAGATGGTTGCTTGGAGCAATGATGAGGATGAGGACCTCGGTTG
The sequence above is drawn from the Brassica napus cultivar Da-Ae chromosome A8, Da-Ae, whole genome shotgun sequence genome and encodes:
- the LOC106397814 gene encoding secretory carrier-associated membrane protein 2, encoding MARHDPNPFADEEINPFANYTNVPAASNSYLKPLPPEPYDRGATVDIPLDSGKDLRAREMELQAKENELKRKEQELKRREDAIARTGVVIEEKNWPEFFPLIHNDIPNEIPLHLQKIQYVAFTTLLGLVGCLLWNFVAVTVAWIKGEGPTIWLMSIIYFIAGVPGAYVLWYRPLYRATRTDSALKFGAFFFFYVFHIAFCGFAAVAPPVIFQGKSLTGFLPALELLTTNAAVGIMYFIGAGFFCIETLLNIWVIQQVYAYFRGSGKAAEMKREAAKSTLMRAL
- the LOC106397813 gene encoding pentatricopeptide repeat-containing protein At1g03540; its protein translation is MNLILKRHFSQRLTPLVSPSSPTKQSRIHELCKSGRLTDAIRILNTTLSCEISAKPNLYATLLQTCTKVLSFTQGLQFHAHVVKSGLETDRYVGNSLLALYFKLGPDMKETRRVFDGMFVKDAISWSSMMSGYVRGKEHVKALEMFVEMVVSFGLEPNAFTLSAAVKACSEIGDVSLGRCFHCLVIARGFEWNHVISSTLAYMYGVNQEPVDARRVFDEMPEPDVFSWTAVLSAYSKNDLYEEALGLFYLGNRGKGLVPDESTFGTVLTACGNLRRVKRGKEIHGKLITNGISSNVVVESSLLDMYGKCGSVREARQVFNGMSKKNTVSWSALLGGYCQNGEHEKVIEMFREMEEKDLYCFGTVLKACAGLAAVRLGKEVHGQYVRRGCRDNVIVESALVDLYGKSGCVDSATRVYSKMAIRNMITWNAMLSALAQNGRGEEAVRFFNDMVKKGIKPDYISFIAVLTACSHTGLVEEGRNYFAMMTESYGIKPGTEHYSCMIDLLGRAGLFEEAENMLERAECRDDASLWGVLLGPCAADADALAIAERIAKRMMGLDPKYHMSYVLLSNMYKSIGRHGDALKIRRLMVRRGVTKTIGQSWIDAH